The Anopheles coluzzii chromosome 2, AcolN3, whole genome shotgun sequence genome window below encodes:
- the LOC120948472 gene encoding LOW QUALITY PROTEIN: uncharacterized protein LOC120948472 (The sequence of the model RefSeq protein was modified relative to this genomic sequence to represent the inferred CDS: deleted 1 base in 1 codon) has product MLLDLIQTVHVDVFHPNPQPKSYTIPAPKTTKPWMSSSKLNCRGGNSPGPLEAIFFGPQVGSGAKCGGGSAGRLLHARNVHKEICALLLGALESLRLSLQEFCTVLPHQWTALTGSTPLSNLDTEQRLRKLSDSAKLLDTEDDLAARANSDIAQLCAECILYWRRVLSAATQPAVHGLLAKKHHTLRVRRFAEGFFVIDNPRHLASGCYDSNYQNYVSICEMARRSRYLSSLPPLPVHCTPLDGDANSLPLIFEDRYTDANEYGKRRSGSEPHLNGTGALASASSTGTLVKPAKQHHHPNKIAPIVTNTSKECSCGIATCYVEPVPKICGSYMGIMTPRYALGGDILQASLTITPAAAASQNGLCPKALSRHSVSTLLDPVPLAEVCPWDQQFKGIYTERGPSSGLAGGTLPTRHSKSLDQLEIQPNANSASLPRQHLHGTATQQQQVGPPLHHQPQQRQPMMYQHPGQQTQQQLAGGIALLQTLPKSKPKNPVQAEDLLKNINEFREKYKNPGDPRKMIHAGGTATHNPTYDLQQDALGMSALLNGYAKPTTTGDYRHELKQSQQGMHNAPHHNNHRDQGHGGGPIGSTPAGSYYNSLPKGAGMGAPRSSFPPVRSKKQQQSSSTSLPTKSASNTIPRSNSSQQLRQSTQNGAQSGGAGGTVNSATLPHRSVEFSRIRVADFKQLVHGQQQRRSTSNGSTHKIGGPGSGSAGTNVGRDSSSSATSPEITPRTRNKQRRLLSSASVPFQLENLELEPVGDAVPGVAGVVTGAGGFSESLPNLAPPPAAFASDSPPAVRVGFEPSQHGTLQPGHVAQRSARGERGAAAQALAEAVERAASLGRESQEQHTVLDDRVLRAQQSELDEVQVELRAGRYDPRRFGADGKLEQPREGVERYASPCANQRGKRSVRDGQWKACSRAGGNDGPGRYQHGRHKPPRRTNKKEKSKSDFDLAHISDYVFDDLRLLPPQQFRDVPPPPDEFRDPPSFVDDGSSKRAKDGAKKQAAPVLPPPSNIPSQPERQKIAKEEQKQQPVPPIPQQQTQQRQQIQYYATLPKSHPPVPMTPLSVIFQPQIITAPQPQQHYATPQALMQQQQQQQQQQQHHYSKPLNNQAYMGPGSTQPTPKPKCEVQAIDNPLYHIYEVVKTPRPVMKSQSSNELAAIAKCAETLNNANASNLCTVAVATQMQQAHQAPILHNGKAQYGQATMASTVERKASVRETPPTQPQPTVEPTVGTVGSVRRKVPEPDDDLDEESPDRKRVDPPMQLLEFEKCREEFRKQINYSGSIYSDFQKMASEMPYFHIADEFRAFSPAGLHLVICVHGLDGNSADLRLVRTYLELGLPGTHLEFLMSERNQGDTFSDFDTMTDRLVAEVLYHIETYQLNPSRISFVAHSLGTIIVRSALARPQMRPLLSRLHTFLSLSGPHLGTLYNSSGLVNMGMWFMQKWKKSGSLLQLCLRDAADPRQSFLYRLSQRSTLHHFKNVLLCGSSQDRYVPPHSARLELCKAAVRDQSNLGIVYREMVHNIIAPMLARQDLTLARFDVHHALPHTANALIGRAAHIAVLDSELFIEKFLLVAGLKYFS; this is encoded by the exons ATGTTGCTGGATTTGATCCAAACGGTGCATGTCGATGTGTTCCATCCGAATCCTCAACCCAAATCTTACACCATACC TGCACCCAAAACGACGAAACCGTGGATGAGCAGCTCGAAGCTAAACTGCCGCGGCGGCAACTCGCCCGGCCCGCTGGAGGCCATCTTCTTCGGGCCGCAGGTCGGCAGCGGTGCCAAATGTGGCGGTGGGTCGGCCGGCCGGCTACTGCACGCTCGGAACGTTCACAAAGAAATCTGTGCCTTGCTGCTGGGGGCGCTGGAATCGCTCCGCCTGTCGCTGCAGGAGTTCTGCACCGTACTGCCCCACCAGTGGACAGCGCTGACCGGCTCGACGCCCCTGTCCAATCTCGACACCGAGCAAAGACTGAGGAAGCTGTCCGATTCGGCAAAG CTCCTAGACACTGAGGATGATCTGGCCGCACGGGCCAACTCGGACATTGCGCAGCTTTGCGCCGAGTGTATACTGTACTGGCGGCGGGTACTATCGGCTGCCACGCAGCCGGCCGTACATGGACTGCTGGCAAAGAAGCACCATACGCTGCGTGTGCGACGCTTTGCCGAAGGGTTCTTCGTGATCGATAACCCCAGACATTTGGCCAGTGGATGTTACGATTCGAACTACCAGAACTACGTCTCGATCTGCGAGATGGCTCGACGGTCGCGCTATCTGTCCTCCTTGCCGCCGCTGCCCGTGCACTGTACACCGCTCGACGGGGACGCCAACTCGTTGCCGCTCATCTTTGAGGATCGTTACACCGACGCGAACGAGTACGGCAAGCGCAGATCGGGCAGTGAGCCTCACCTCAACGGGACCGGTGCGCTGGCATCCGCCAGCAGTACCGGAACGCTGGTGAAACCCGCCAAGCAGCATCACCACCCGAACAAGATCGCCCCGATCGTGACCAACACCAGCAAAGAATGCTCCTGTGGCATCGCGACCTGCTACGTCGAGCCAGTGCCCAAGATTTGTGGCAGCTACATGGGCATCATGACGCCCCGGTATGCGCTCGGGGGCGATATTCTGCAGGCGAGCCTTACCATCACACCGGCCGCTGCTGCCTCCCAGAACGGGCTCTGTCCCAAGGCACTGTCGCGCCACTCCGTCTCGACGCTGCTCGATCCTGTCCCGCTGGCGGAGGTGTGCCCGTGGGATCAGCAGTTCAAGGGCATCTACACCGAGCGCGGCCCGTCGAGTGGTCTGGCCGGTGGTACCCTTCCGACGCGTCACAGCAAATCGCTCGATCAGCTAGAAATACAACCGAACGCTAACTCGGCATCGCTACCGCGGCAACATCTACACGGTACGGCAACG cagcagcaacaggtaGGACCTCCACTTCATCATCAGCCGCAGCAACGGCAACCGATGATGTACCAACATCCCGGACAGCAAACCCAGCAACAGCTGGCTGGCGGCATAGCGCTACTTCAGACACTTCCCAAGTCGAAACCCAAGAACCCGGTCCAGGCGGAAGATCTGCTGAAGAACATCAACGAGTTTCGCGAGAAGTACAAGAACCCGGGCGATCCGCGCAAGATGATCCATGCCGGTGGTACCGCCACCCACAACCCTACCTACGATCTGCAGCAAGACGCACTCGGCATGTCGGCGCTGCTGAACGGGTACGccaaacccaccaccaccggtgaCTATCGGCACGAGCTGAAGCAGTCGCAGCAGGGGATGCACAACGCGCCccaccacaacaaccaccGTGACCAGGGCCATGGGGGTGGTCCGATCGGTTCCACGCCGGCGGGCAGCTACTACAACTCGCTGCCCAAGGGCGCCGGCATGGGAGCGCCCCGGAGTTCCTTCCCGCCGGTACGTAGCAAAAAGCAGCAACAGTCCAGCTCCACCTCGCTACCCACCAAGTCGGCCTCGAACACGATCCCACGCAGCAACTCGTCCCAGCAGCTGCGCCAAAGCACCCAGAACGGTGCCCAATCGGGTGGGGCCGGCGGTACGGTGAACAGTGCCACCCTGCCGCACCGTTCGGTGGAGTTTTCCCGCATTCGTGTGGCCGACTTTAAGCAGCTCGTgcacgggcagcagcagcgacggaGCACTTCCAACGGTAGCACGCACAAGATTGGTGGCCCTGGCAGCGGCAGTGCGGGGACGAATGTGGGACGAGATTCGAGCAGCTCGGCTACGAGTCCGGAAATTACCCCGCGCACACGCAACAAGCAGCGCCGGCTGCTTTCGTCCGCCAGCGTCCCGTTTCAGTTGGAAAATCTGGAGCTCGAACCGGTGGGCGATGCGGTGCCGGGTGTCGCCGGCGTTGTGACCGGAGCGGGCGGGTTTAGCGAGAGTCTTCCGAATCTTGCACCTCCGCCGGCCGCTTTCGCTAGCGATTCACCGCCCG CAGTCCGGGTGGGTTTCGAGCCGTCGCAGCACGGGACCCTCCAGCCCGGACACGTTGCGCAACGATCAGCGCGTGGTGAACGGGGAGCAGCTGCGCAAGCGCTTGCTGAAGCTGTTGAACGAGCAGCCTCGCTTGGTCGCGAATCGCAAGAACAGCACACCGTCCTCGACGACCGAGTTCTTCGCGCGCAGCAATCAGAGCTCGATGAAGTCCAAGTCGAGCTACGCGCCGGGCGATATGATCCGCGGCGCTTCGGTGCAGACGGAAAACTGGAACAACCTCGAGAAGGAGTGGAACGATACGCGAGCCCGTGCGCTAACCAGCGCGGCAAGCGGTCCGTACGGGATGGTCAGTGGAAAGCGTGCTCCCGAGCCGGCGGAAACGACGGCCCGGGAAGGTATCAGCACGGCCGACATAAA CCACCGCGGCGCACGAACAAGAAGGAAAAATCCAAATCCGACTTCGATCTTGCCCACATCTCGGACTACGTGTTCGATGATTTGCGACTGCTGCCGCCACAACAGTTCCGGGAcgtaccgccgccgccggatGAGTTCCGCGATCCTCCCTCGTTCGTGGACGACGGTTCGAGCAAGCGCGCTAAGGATGGAGCGAAAAAGCAAGCTGCACCCGTGCTGCCTCCTCCCTCCAACATTCCTTCCCAGCCCGAGCGTCAGAAGATTGCGAAAGAggagcaaaagcagcagcctGTGCCACCGATCCCGCAACAACAGACACAACAGCGCCAACAGATCCAGTATTACGCCACGCTGCCGAAAAGCCATCCGCCGGTACCGATGACTCCGCTGTCCGTCATATTTCAGCCGCAGATCATTACGGCACCTCAGCCCCAGCAACACTATGCCACTCCCCAGGCTctaatgcagcagcagcagcagcagcagcaacagcagcagcatcattacAGCAAACCACTGAACAATCAGGCCTACATGGGACCGGGCTCGACGCAGCCCACACCAAAGCCCAAGTGCGAGGTACAGGCGATCGATAACCCACTCTACCACATCTACGAGGTGGTAAAGACGCCCCGTCCCGTCATGAAATCGCAAAGCTCGAACGAACTGGCCGCCATTGCAAAGTGTGCCGAAACGCTGAACAACGCGAACGCCTCCAACCTGTGCACCGTGGCCGTGGCAACGCAGATGCAGCAGGCCCACCAAGCACCGATCCTACACAACGGCAAGGCACAGTACGGACAGGCGACGATGGCGTCCACGGTCGAGCGGAAAGCGTCGGTACGCGAAACACCGCCAACACAACCGCAACCGACCGTTGAGCCGACCGTCGGGACCGTCGGGTCGGTACGGCGCAAGGTACCCGAGCCCGACGACGACCTGGACGAGGAGAGCCCGGACCGCAAGCGGGTCGATCCGCCGATGCAGCTGCTCGAGTTCGAAAAGTGCCGCGAAGAGTTCCGGAAGCAGATCAACTACTCCGGCTCGATCTATTCCGATTTCCAGAAGATGGCATCGGAGATGCCGTACTTTCACATCGCGGACGAGTTTCGCGCCTTCTCGCCGGCAGGGCTGCATCTGGTGATCTGTGTGCACGGGCTGGACGGTAACTCGGCTGATTTGAGGCTGGTGCGCACCTACCTGGAGCTCGGGCTGCCCGGTACGCATCTGGAGTTTCTGATGTCGGAACGGAACCAGGGCGATACGTTCTCCGACTTCGACACGATGACCGATCGGCTGGTGGCGGAGGTCCTGTACCACATCGAAACATATCAGCTCAACCCGAGCCGCATCTCGTTCGTGGCCCACTCGCTTGGCACTATCATAGTGCGGTCGGCGCTGGCACGCCCCCAGATGCGGCCGCTGCTGTCCCGGCTGCACACGTTCCTGTCACTGTCCGGGCCACATCTCGGCACGCTGTACAACTCGAGCGGGCTGGTCAATATGG GTATGTGGTTTATGCAAAAGTGGAAAAAGTCCGGctcgctgctgcagctgtgCTTGCGCGATGCAGCCGATCCACGCCAAAGCTTCCTCTATCGGTTGAGCCAGCGAAGCACGCTGCACCACTTCAAGAACGTGCTGCTCTGCGGATCGTCCCAGGATCGGTACGTGCCACCGCATTCGGCCCGTCTAGAGCTATGCAAGGCGGCCGTCCGTGATCAGTCGAACCTTGGGATCGTCTATCG TGAAATGGTGCACAACATCATTGCACCGATGCTGGCCAGACAGGATCTAACGCTCGCCCGGTTCGATGTGCACCATGCGCTACCACACACGGCCAATGCGCTGATCGGTCGGGCGGCTCACATAGCCGTGCTCGATTCGGAGCTGTTCATCGAGAAGTTCCTGCTGGTGGCGGGTTTGAAGTATTTCAGCTAG
- the LOC120948475 gene encoding protein lethal(2)essential for life-like, whose amino-acid sequence MSIVPIFFRNWWDDEWDRPLWNSRLLDQHFGGGVTADDLLNAMASVGDRRLQPRHHHHHLNHRYSRPWHSSCLATKKDSGSTVNVTGDKFQINLDVQQFSPEEISVKYVDKSIVVEGKHEEKQDEHGYISRHFVRRYVLPDGHNESDIVSSLSSDGILTITCPRKELEQKKPERAIPITHTGQPAKKLAAAGDAEPAKKNGEKMES is encoded by the coding sequence ATGTCGATCGTACCGATTTTCTTCCGCAACTGGTGGGACGACGAATGGGACCGTCCGCTGTGGAACTCCCGCCTGCTGGACCAACACTTCGGTGGCGGTGTGACCGCGGATGACCTTCTGAACGCTATGGCTTCGGTGGGCGATCGTCGACTGCAGCcgcgccatcatcatcaccatctgaACCACCGATACAGCCGTCCATGGCACAGCTCGTGTTTGGCCACGAAAAAGGACAGCGGATCGACGGTGAACGTTACGGGAGACAAGTTCCAGATTAACCTCGATGTGCAGCAGTTCTCGCCGGAGGAGATCTCGGTGAAGTACGTGGACAAATCGATCGTGGTGGAGGGCAAGCACGAGGAGAAGCAGGACGAGCATGGCTACATCTCGCGCCACTTTGTGCGTCGGTACGTGCTTCCCGATGGCCACAATGAGAGCGATATTGTGTCGTCGCTGTCGTCGGATGGCATTCTGACGATTACGTGTCCGCGCAAGGAGCTGGAACAGAAGAAACCGGAGCGTGCCATTCCAATCACCCACACTGGCCAACCGGCGAAGAAGCTGGCGGCCGCTGGGGACGCTGAGCCGGCCAAGAAGAATGGAGAGAAGATGGAATCATAA
- the LOC120948476 gene encoding protein lethal(2)essential for life-like, with protein MSIVPIFFRNWWDDEWDRPLWNSRLLDQHFGGGVTADDLLNAMASVGDRRLQPRHHHHHLNHRYSRPWHSSCLATKKDSGSTVNVTGDKFQINLDVQQFSPEEISVKYVDKSIVVEGKHEEKQDEHGYISRHFVRRYVLPDGHNESDIVSSLSSDGILTITCPRKELEQKKPERAIPITHTGQPAKKLAAAGDAEPAKKNGEKMES; from the coding sequence ATGTCGATCGTACCGATTTTCTTCCGCAACTGGTGGGACGACGAATGGGACCGTCCGCTGTGGAACTCCCGTCTGCTGGACCAACACTTCGGTGGCGGTGTGACCGCGGATGACCTTCTGAACGCTATGGCTTCGGTGGGCGATCGTCGACTGCAGCcgcgccatcatcatcaccatctgaACCACCGATACAGCCGTCCATGGCACAGCTCCTGTTTGGCCACGAAAAAGGACAGCGGATCGACGGTGAACGTTACGGGAGACAAGTTTCAGATTAACCTCGATGTGCAGCAGTTCTCGCCGGAGGAGATCTCGGTGAAGTACGTGGACAAATCGATCGTGGTGGAGGGCAAGCACGAGGAGAAGCAGGACGAGCATGGCTACATCTCGCGCCACTTTGTGCGTCGGTACGTGCTTCCCGATGGCCACAATGAGAGCGATATTGTGTCGTCGCTGTCGTCGGATGGCATTCTGACGATTACGTGTCCGCGCAAGGAGCTGGAACAGAAGAAACCGGAGCGCGCCATTCCAATCACCCACACTGGCCAGCCGGCGAAGAAGCTGGCGGCCGCTGGGGACGCTGAGCCGGCCAAGAAGAATGGAGAGAAGATGGAATCATAA
- the LOC120948473 gene encoding splicing factor 3B subunit 3 isoform X3, with protein MYLYNFILQRATGITHAVHGSFAGTKLQEILLAKGKGLELVRPDPNTGKVHTLLQTEVFGVVRSLMSFRLTGGSKDYAVIGSDSGRIVILEYNPAKNQLEKVHQETFGKSGCRRIVPGQYLAIDPKGRAVMIGAVEKQKLVYILNRDSEARLTISSPLEAHKSNTLTYHMVGVDVGFENPMFACLEIDYEEADTDPTGEAATKTQQTLTFYELDLGLNHVVRKYSEPLEEHANFLISVPGGNDGPSGVLICSENYLTYKNLGDQHDIRCPIPRRRNDLDDPERGMIFICSATHRTKSMYFFLVQTEQGDIFKVTLETDDDVVSEIKLKYFDTVPPATAMCVLKTGFLFVACEFGNHYLYQIAHLGDDDDEPEFSSAMPLEEGDTFFFAPRQLKNLVMVDDIPSYAPILGCQVADLANEDTPQLYLACGRGPRSSIRVLRHGLEVSEMAVSELPGNPNAVWTVKKRIDGIV; from the exons ATGTATCTGTACAACTTCATTCTGCAACGTGCTACGGGCATCACGCACGCGGTGCACGGAAGCTTCGCCGGCACCAAGTTGCAGGAAATTTTGCTTGCCAAGGGCAAAGGCCTGGAGCTGGTTCGTCCGGATCCAAACACGGGCAAAGTGCACACGCTGCTGCAGACGGAAGTGTTTGGCGTGGTGCGTTCGCTCATGTCCTTCCGGCTGACGGGCGGGTCGAAAG ATTATGCCGTAATTGGTTCGGATTCGGGTCGCATCGTGATCCTCGAGTACAACCCGGCAAAGAATCAGCTCGAAAAGGTTCACCAGGAGACTTTCGGCAAATCGGGATGTCGGCGTATCGTGCCCGGCCAATATCTGGCCATCGATCCCAAGGGTCGTGCCGTGATGATCGGAGCGGTCGAGAAGCAAAAGCTGGTCTACATTTTGAACCGCGATTCCGAGGCCCGGCTCACCATCTCCTCGCCGCTGGAAGCGCACAAATCGAACACCCTCACCTACCACATGGTGGGTGTGGACGTTGGCTTCGAGAATCCCATGTTCGCCTGCCTGGAGATCGACTACGAGGAAGCGGACACCGATCCAACCGGTGAGGCGGCCACCAAGACGCAGCAAACGCTCACCTTCTACGAGCTGGATCTGGGTCTGAACCATGTGGTGCGCAAGTACTCGGAACCGCTGGAGGAGCACGCCAACTTCCTCATCTCCGTCCCGGGAGGGAACGATGGGCCGTCGGGCGTGTTGATCTGCTCGGAAAACTATCTGACGTACAAGAATCTGGGCGACCAGCACGACATTCGCTGTCCGATTCCGCGCCGCCGTAACGATCTGGACGATCCGGAGCGTGGCATGATCTTCATCTGCTCCGCCACGCACCGTACCAAGTCGATGTACTTCTTCCTGGTGCAGACGGAGCAGGGCGACATCTTCAAGGTGACGCTCGAAACCGACGATGATGTGGTGTCGGAAATTAAGTTGAAATACTTCGACACGGTTCCGCCTGCGACGGCCATGTGCGTGCTGAAGACGGGCTTTCTGTTCGTGGCGTGCGAATTCGGCAACCATTATCTGTACCAGATCGCACATTTgggcgatgacgatgatgagcCCGAGTTCAGTTCGGCCATGCCGCTCGAGGAGGGCGATACGTTCTTCTTCGCCCCGAGACAGCTGAAGAATCTGGTGATGGTGGACGACATTCCGTCGTACGCACCGATCCTTGGCTGTCAGGTGGCGGACTTGGCGAACGAGGACACACCGCAACTGTACCTGGCTTGTGGCCGGGGTCCACGGTCATCGATACGTGTGCTTCGCCACGGGCTGGAAGTGTCGGAGATGGCCGTATCGGAGCTGCCCGGTAACCCGAACGCTGTGTGGACCGTCAAGAAGAGAATTGATG GCattgtgtga